One segment of Mycolicibacterium baixiangningiae DNA contains the following:
- a CDS encoding MBL fold metallo-hydrolase, whose product MTVIDHEYTGHIEPGSGARRTLPGATVVKVSVGPTDNNAYLVTCSHTGESLLIDAANDAETLFEVVGAYGPHLALIVTTHQHADHWQALEAVASATSAPTAASELDGNELPVRPARVLADGDTLTVGNLHFDVITLRGHTPESVALALSGDATGGITHLFTGDCLFPGGVGKTWQPGDFDILLGDVTTKVFDVFDDSTIVYPGHGDDTTLGAERPNLQAWRERGY is encoded by the coding sequence ATGACTGTAATCGACCACGAGTACACCGGACATATCGAACCTGGCTCGGGAGCGCGCCGCACCCTCCCCGGAGCAACGGTGGTCAAGGTGTCGGTGGGCCCCACTGACAACAACGCCTATCTGGTCACGTGTTCTCACACCGGTGAGTCGCTGCTGATCGATGCCGCCAACGACGCCGAGACCCTGTTCGAAGTCGTCGGCGCGTACGGCCCGCATCTGGCGTTGATCGTGACCACCCATCAACATGCCGACCACTGGCAAGCGTTGGAAGCGGTCGCCTCGGCGACCAGTGCACCCACCGCGGCCAGCGAGCTCGACGGCAACGAACTTCCGGTGCGGCCAGCCCGAGTGCTCGCCGACGGCGACACTCTCACCGTCGGGAACCTGCACTTCGATGTCATCACACTGCGTGGCCACACGCCTGAGTCGGTAGCGCTGGCGCTCTCCGGCGATGCGACCGGCGGAATCACCCACCTGTTCACCGGCGACTGCCTGTTTCCTGGTGGGGTCGGAAAGACTTGGCAACCCGGCGACTTCGACATCCTGCTCGGCGACGTCACCACCAAGGTCTTCGATGTCTTCGACGATTCCACCATCGTGTACCCGGGCCATGGTGACGACACCACGTTGGGCGCCGAGCGCCCGAATCTCCAAGCATGGCGCGAGCGCGGCTACTGA
- a CDS encoding 2-oxo acid dehydrogenase subunit E2: MTPINGTEEVVLPSLGESVTEATITRWLKAVGDPVELEEPLVEVATDKVDTEITSPVTGILADILEPEDALVDVGTTIAIVNRIGGDAPALSEGPDGPPAGCAAPKEPPRAPDSVESSLPEQKPPSTRPSDSRDSGLLDRVETLPRIRRIIAERMVASLQTAAQVTTVIEVDLTAIASLRAGARADYLSRTGYKLSFLPFVVAAAVEALSAHPVINSSLNADGTEVTYHGLVHLGMAVDSPKGLMVPVIRDAQALSITGLVSAIAEHAEAVRSGKIKPESLSGGTFTVTNTGSRGALFDTPIINQPQSAILGVGAVVERLMAHRDAAGNLLIQPRSMAYLSLSYDHRIVDGADAARYLTTVRQRLERGFSEADLQRG; the protein is encoded by the coding sequence ATGACACCTATCAACGGCACAGAGGAAGTCGTCTTGCCCTCGCTGGGTGAGTCAGTTACCGAAGCCACAATCACGCGGTGGCTCAAGGCTGTCGGAGACCCGGTTGAGCTTGAAGAACCCCTTGTTGAGGTGGCAACCGACAAGGTTGACACCGAGATCACTTCACCGGTAACCGGCATCCTGGCTGACATTCTCGAACCTGAAGACGCCCTTGTCGACGTCGGCACCACGATAGCCATCGTCAACCGCATCGGCGGCGACGCTCCTGCCCTGAGCGAGGGCCCGGACGGGCCGCCTGCGGGCTGTGCGGCCCCCAAAGAGCCCCCGCGCGCACCTGACAGTGTCGAAAGCTCGCTGCCAGAACAAAAGCCACCTTCGACACGACCTTCCGACAGTCGGGATAGTGGCCTTCTAGACCGTGTTGAAACACTTCCCCGGATTCGGCGAATCATCGCTGAGCGGATGGTTGCTTCGCTACAAACCGCGGCGCAAGTGACAACGGTGATCGAGGTCGACCTGACCGCAATCGCATCACTGCGTGCAGGGGCAAGAGCGGACTACCTGTCCAGGACTGGCTATAAGCTCTCGTTTCTGCCGTTCGTGGTGGCAGCTGCTGTTGAGGCGCTATCGGCACACCCGGTCATCAACTCCTCACTCAACGCGGACGGCACGGAAGTGACCTATCACGGCTTGGTACACCTGGGCATGGCAGTCGACAGCCCGAAAGGTCTGATGGTTCCTGTCATCAGGGATGCTCAGGCGCTGAGTATCACCGGTTTGGTTTCGGCCATCGCTGAGCACGCCGAGGCAGTCCGGTCAGGAAAGATCAAACCGGAGAGTCTTTCTGGCGGGACATTCACGGTCACCAACACTGGCAGCCGAGGTGCACTCTTCGACACGCCCATCATCAATCAACCGCAATCGGCCATCCTCGGCGTCGGTGCAGTCGTGGAACGCCTGATGGCACATCGCGATGCAGCGGGTAACCTACTCATTCAACCGCGTTCGATGGCGTATCTGTCACTCTCCTATGACCATCGGATTGTCGATGGTGCAGATGCTGCTCGGTACCTCACCACCGTCCGTCAGCGTCTCGAGCGGGGGTTCAGCGAAGCGGACCTGCAGCGAGGGTGA
- a CDS encoding transketolase-like TK C-terminal-containing protein, with protein MHGSHPVGKLAVGAEARSPLLEIETRLLWLATSIVHHANKVRPNPSGLKVGGHQASCASMVSIMTSLWFDQLQPGDRVSVKPHASPVLHGINYLLGELDAKYLTTLRQFGGLQSYPSRVKDPDPVDYSTGSVGIGATAPIWGAIARRYVHTQIGPAGKGRQYSLVGDAELDEGAVWEAILDSSVAELGEIVWIVDLNRQSLDRVVPHIAADRLSAMFAAAGWQVLTVKFGSLLEALFTRSGGPELRSRILGMSNPEYQRLLRCGADELRRRLPGGGPEGAEIAALIADLDDATLLRAIRNLGGHDLDALRSAYGQIDDTRPTVIIAYTIKGYRLPTQGHPQNHSSLLTVKQYDELATELGMDPAAPWSRFEAGSAPAGICLATADRLRREPISVAEPPVVPADLRRTPTGIASTQAALGRALLDLSRQAPDAAKRVVTVSPDVSSTTNIAGWLNKVGVWSPNERRNWFDDDPETIMHWREKPTGQHMELGIAETNLVGLLSELGATWSRWGQPLFPIGVVYDPFVERALEPWSYGIYAGGQSILVGTPSGVTLAAEGGAHQSIKTPSIGLEQPGCVSYEPAFAVDVEWTLMSCIGQLGRPDGKSSYLRLSTRPVDQTLAAVPEDPAARERRRHQVVAGAYTLRRAEVPAITLVGMGAVMVEVLLAAERLNAQGVGVDVVCVTSPGLLFEAMQARRGLADGPSWILDQVLPAHRAAPMVTVLDGHPHTLAFLTGINNVPGAALGVSRFGQVGTLDDVYRYHGIDTESIVRAALDLVEG; from the coding sequence ATGCACGGCTCTCATCCAGTTGGCAAACTCGCCGTCGGTGCTGAAGCGCGTTCGCCTCTTCTGGAGATTGAGACGCGGCTGCTATGGCTAGCGACGTCGATCGTCCACCACGCCAACAAGGTACGGCCGAATCCATCAGGTCTGAAGGTCGGTGGACATCAGGCATCGTGCGCATCGATGGTATCGATCATGACGTCGTTGTGGTTCGACCAGCTTCAACCCGGCGACCGGGTTTCAGTCAAGCCGCATGCATCTCCGGTGCTGCACGGCATCAACTATCTCCTCGGCGAACTCGACGCGAAGTACTTGACCACGTTACGACAGTTCGGCGGACTGCAGTCCTACCCGAGCCGTGTGAAAGACCCTGATCCAGTCGACTATTCGACAGGATCGGTCGGTATCGGGGCGACCGCACCGATCTGGGGAGCAATAGCCCGGCGCTACGTGCATACTCAGATCGGGCCAGCAGGCAAAGGCCGTCAGTACTCGCTGGTGGGTGACGCGGAGCTCGATGAGGGTGCTGTCTGGGAAGCGATCCTGGATTCGTCGGTCGCAGAATTGGGCGAGATCGTCTGGATTGTCGACCTCAACCGCCAGTCCCTCGATCGCGTTGTCCCACACATCGCAGCCGATCGGCTTTCGGCGATGTTCGCGGCGGCGGGCTGGCAGGTGCTCACCGTCAAGTTCGGATCTCTGCTCGAGGCGTTGTTCACGCGATCAGGCGGGCCGGAACTACGCAGCCGGATTCTGGGGATGTCGAACCCTGAATACCAACGCCTCTTGCGCTGTGGTGCCGACGAGCTCCGCCGGCGCCTGCCCGGTGGGGGCCCAGAGGGTGCTGAAATCGCCGCGCTCATAGCTGATCTGGACGACGCGACGCTCTTGCGCGCCATCCGTAACCTCGGAGGCCACGACCTGGATGCGCTGCGATCGGCATACGGGCAAATCGATGACACGCGGCCCACCGTCATCATCGCTTACACCATCAAGGGTTACCGGCTACCCACTCAAGGGCACCCGCAGAACCACTCCTCGCTGCTGACCGTTAAGCAATACGATGAATTGGCCACTGAGCTCGGAATGGACCCCGCAGCGCCGTGGTCTCGATTCGAGGCGGGCAGTGCGCCGGCCGGAATCTGCCTGGCAACAGCGGACAGACTGCGCCGCGAGCCGATCAGCGTGGCCGAACCACCCGTGGTGCCTGCGGATTTGCGCCGTACACCGACCGGCATCGCGTCCACGCAGGCCGCGCTGGGGCGTGCCTTGCTGGACCTGAGCCGTCAAGCCCCCGATGCCGCGAAACGAGTGGTGACGGTCAGTCCCGACGTCAGCTCCACCACCAACATTGCGGGCTGGCTGAACAAGGTCGGCGTGTGGTCACCCAACGAGCGGCGCAACTGGTTTGACGACGACCCAGAGACCATCATGCACTGGCGGGAAAAGCCCACCGGGCAGCACATGGAACTCGGCATCGCCGAGACCAACCTGGTGGGTTTGCTCAGCGAGCTCGGTGCCACATGGAGCCGCTGGGGCCAGCCGCTCTTTCCGATCGGCGTGGTCTACGACCCTTTCGTGGAGCGAGCGCTGGAGCCGTGGTCCTACGGTATCTACGCCGGCGGCCAGTCCATTCTGGTCGGAACCCCGTCCGGGGTCACCTTGGCCGCCGAGGGCGGGGCGCACCAGTCCATCAAGACACCCTCGATCGGGCTGGAGCAACCCGGCTGCGTGAGCTACGAGCCGGCGTTCGCGGTCGACGTTGAGTGGACGCTGATGTCGTGCATCGGCCAACTGGGGCGCCCAGACGGCAAATCGTCCTACTTGAGGCTGTCCACACGGCCGGTCGATCAGACCTTGGCTGCGGTACCAGAAGACCCGGCAGCCCGCGAACGTCGCAGACACCAGGTGGTTGCCGGAGCGTATACGCTGCGCCGCGCCGAGGTGCCGGCCATCACCCTGGTCGGCATGGGTGCGGTGATGGTGGAGGTTCTTCTCGCCGCAGAAAGGCTCAATGCACAAGGCGTTGGAGTCGACGTAGTATGCGTGACCAGCCCAGGCTTGCTCTTCGAGGCGATGCAGGCACGTAGAGGTCTCGCAGACGGTCCATCATGGATCCTCGACCAGGTACTCCCGGCTCACCGTGCGGCCCCCATGGTCACCGTGCTCGATGGCCACCCGCACACGCTGGCGTTCCTCACTGGCATCAACAACGTGCCCGGAGCCGCGTTGGGCGTCAGCCGGTTTGGACAGGTGGGAACCCTTGATGACGTCTACCGTTACCACGGAATAGATACCGAAAGTATCGTGCGCGCAGCACTCGATCTGGTCGAAGGCTGA
- the ilvD gene encoding dihydroxy-acid dehydratase, producing the protein MLTSDRNRRESLRSARVTAGYERAPARAMLRAVGMNDDDFARPQIAVANSWNELTPCNMPLRRLAASAKAGIRNAGGFPLEFGTISVSDVISMGHRGMRLSLVSREVIADSVETVFEAEAIDGGVLLAGCDKTLPAMLMAAARLDIPAALIYAGSIRPGSLPDGTACTIQDVFEAVGARARGTISDAQLEAIERAACPGEGACGGLFTANTMASAAEALGMSLLGSASAPADGETRDQVAEAAGRAVLQMIERGEGTRDVITRESLENAIALVQALGGSTNAVLHFLAIANEAHVELEIDDFNRIGAKVPHIADLKPFGRYVMADLDRVGGVPLVLRALLDEGLIHGDARTITGRPIGEELQQLVVQKPDGRVVKSLGEPIAPMGGLRILRGSLAPEGSVIKTAGNQPAVFTGPALVFECEEDAMGALQRGDIEAGVVLVIRNEGPKGGPGMREMLAMTAALKGAGLGPKVALVTDGRFSGASHGLCIGHVAPESAVGGPIGLVQNGDVIAIDVPNNSIEVEVSGDELASRRSSWTAPQLSSAPGVLSKYAALVGSPSQGAICSARNAAV; encoded by the coding sequence GTGCTCACATCAGACAGAAACCGCCGTGAATCCCTTCGCAGCGCCCGCGTCACCGCCGGATACGAACGTGCCCCCGCCCGGGCCATGCTCCGCGCAGTGGGAATGAACGACGATGACTTCGCACGACCGCAAATCGCTGTCGCCAACTCCTGGAACGAGTTGACGCCGTGCAACATGCCGCTGCGGCGGTTGGCGGCCAGCGCGAAGGCCGGCATCCGCAACGCCGGCGGATTCCCTCTGGAGTTCGGCACGATCTCGGTTTCCGATGTGATCTCGATGGGGCATCGCGGGATGCGTTTATCGTTGGTCTCTCGCGAGGTGATCGCCGACTCGGTGGAAACGGTATTCGAGGCGGAGGCCATCGACGGCGGCGTCCTGCTGGCCGGGTGCGACAAGACCTTGCCGGCGATGCTGATGGCCGCCGCCCGGCTCGACATCCCCGCCGCGCTCATCTACGCGGGTTCGATCCGTCCGGGATCGCTTCCTGATGGCACTGCCTGCACCATTCAGGACGTCTTCGAAGCCGTGGGGGCGCGTGCCCGCGGAACAATCTCAGACGCCCAGCTCGAGGCCATCGAACGGGCCGCCTGCCCTGGAGAGGGCGCATGTGGCGGGTTGTTTACGGCGAACACGATGGCCTCGGCGGCGGAGGCGCTCGGCATGTCGCTTCTCGGGTCAGCCTCTGCGCCAGCCGATGGCGAGACTCGAGACCAGGTAGCCGAGGCCGCGGGGCGCGCGGTGTTGCAGATGATCGAGCGAGGCGAAGGCACCCGGGACGTCATCACTCGCGAATCCCTCGAAAACGCCATCGCACTGGTCCAAGCGCTCGGCGGATCGACCAATGCAGTCCTACACTTCCTCGCGATCGCCAACGAGGCTCACGTGGAGCTGGAGATCGATGACTTCAATCGCATCGGCGCAAAAGTCCCGCACATCGCTGATCTCAAGCCTTTCGGGAGATATGTGATGGCGGACCTCGACCGAGTCGGCGGGGTTCCACTTGTTCTGCGGGCACTCTTAGATGAAGGTCTGATCCATGGCGACGCCCGGACCATCACCGGTCGCCCGATCGGTGAGGAACTGCAACAGCTGGTGGTGCAGAAACCGGACGGGCGCGTGGTGAAATCACTGGGCGAACCCATTGCCCCGATGGGAGGGCTACGTATCCTTCGGGGCTCACTTGCCCCGGAGGGCAGCGTCATCAAGACAGCCGGCAACCAACCTGCGGTATTCACCGGCCCTGCACTGGTATTCGAATGCGAAGAGGACGCGATGGGGGCCCTGCAGCGCGGGGACATCGAAGCAGGTGTGGTCCTGGTCATCAGGAACGAAGGCCCCAAAGGGGGACCGGGTATGCGTGAAATGCTGGCCATGACGGCGGCTTTGAAGGGGGCCGGGTTGGGGCCCAAGGTCGCTCTCGTCACCGACGGGCGGTTCAGCGGTGCCTCACACGGGTTGTGTATCGGACATGTCGCCCCCGAGTCGGCCGTCGGGGGCCCGATTGGACTCGTGCAGAACGGTGATGTCATCGCCATCGATGTCCCCAACAACTCGATTGAAGTCGAGGTCTCCGGAGACGAGCTTGCCTCGCGACGCTCCTCGTGGACCGCGCCGCAACTCAGCTCCGCTCCGGGAGTTCTGTCGAAGTACGCGGCGCTGGTCGGGTCGCCCTCACAGGGGGCGATCTGTTCGGCCCGTAATGCCGCCGTCTGA
- a CDS encoding aminotransferase class I/II-fold pyridoxal phosphate-dependent enzyme: protein MRKFTAQPAIRAQVAPFHVMKVVSAAAERQRVLGDVVSLAAGQPSSPAPAPVLAAAMDALKERPLGYTEQLGLTDLRAAIARHYRPMYGLEVSRENVVVTTGASSALTLAILAGFDVGDRVAIVRPGYPAYRNILSALGCEVVDLVCDAASAFRPTVAMLDALETPIKGLIVASPANPTGSVLSRDELSQLAYWCAINDVLLISDEIYHGISFGEPPHSAWEFHTESVVINSFSKFWCMTGWRLGWMLAPAGLLSAVDTLTGNMSLCPPALAQYAALHAFTDAAHTELQSHVEVYRRNRDILLNRLPQLGIDRLAQADGAFYVYADISHLGEQSDLWCRRLLDETGVAAVPGIDFDPWDGKRFVRFSYGGRTEEIEEALNRLAAWLPKKRSQ from the coding sequence ATGAGGAAGTTCACCGCCCAGCCCGCTATCCGCGCCCAGGTCGCACCGTTTCACGTGATGAAGGTGGTGTCGGCAGCCGCTGAACGTCAACGGGTTCTTGGCGACGTCGTGTCCCTGGCGGCCGGGCAACCGTCCAGCCCTGCCCCGGCCCCGGTCTTGGCGGCCGCCATGGACGCGTTGAAGGAACGTCCCCTCGGCTACACCGAGCAGCTGGGTTTGACGGACCTACGCGCGGCAATCGCCCGTCACTACCGGCCGATGTATGGCTTGGAGGTCAGTCGTGAGAACGTGGTCGTCACCACCGGAGCCTCGTCGGCGTTGACGCTCGCCATTCTGGCCGGCTTCGACGTGGGTGACCGTGTTGCCATTGTGAGGCCCGGATACCCCGCCTACCGAAACATCCTCTCCGCCCTCGGCTGCGAGGTCGTCGACCTTGTGTGTGACGCGGCGAGTGCTTTCCGTCCGACGGTAGCGATGCTCGACGCGCTGGAAACGCCGATCAAAGGACTGATCGTGGCGAGCCCAGCCAACCCCACCGGGTCGGTGCTCTCGCGAGATGAACTGTCACAGCTGGCCTACTGGTGCGCAATCAATGACGTGCTGTTGATCAGCGACGAGATCTACCATGGAATCAGCTTCGGCGAACCGCCGCACTCGGCATGGGAGTTCCATACTGAATCCGTTGTCATCAACAGCTTTTCGAAGTTCTGGTGTATGACCGGGTGGCGACTCGGATGGATGCTGGCCCCGGCCGGTTTACTCAGCGCCGTTGACACTCTGACCGGCAATATGTCGCTGTGCCCGCCTGCTCTGGCCCAGTACGCCGCGCTGCACGCTTTCACCGACGCGGCGCACACTGAATTGCAATCCCACGTCGAGGTGTATCGGCGCAATCGAGATATCCTCTTGAACAGGTTGCCCCAGCTGGGAATTGATCGCCTGGCACAAGCCGATGGTGCATTTTATGTCTATGCCGACATCAGCCATCTCGGCGAGCAGTCAGACCTGTGGTGTCGCCGCCTGCTGGACGAAACCGGCGTGGCCGCGGTGCCAGGAATTGATTTCGATCCTTGGGATGGGAAGCGCTTCGTCCGATTCTCCTACGGCGGCAGAACCGAGGAGATCGAAGAGGCATTGAACCGGCTTGCCGCGTGGCTGCCGAAGAAGCGGTCCCAGTGA
- the ilvB gene encoding biosynthetic-type acetolactate synthase large subunit yields the protein MSTSTSSHRDVATRPYSGFPAAHPVSATGARVVVETMERLGVRIVFGRGGSHTRTICEQLESSGSLRRVVTCHEQGAGHAAAGYALASGDVGVCIADAGHGVLNLVTALADAHLDSVPVVAVIGHASRRSSGCGVSEEIDVVSLTMPFTKHHILVTDPAEIGTALADAFHLAGSGRPGAVVVSIPEDILRAPAPGNQARRRALKGYRINTRPSLPAIRAAVELIQHSSAPVLYVGGGVVKANASEELTQLAELTGIPVVTTLMARGAFPDGHRLHYGMPGMHGTVAAVAALQRSDLLIALGARFDDRVTGQLSTFAPRARVIHVDIDPAEIGKNRAVDVAVTADCKPAIRALTETLTLAESLDFTSWRGYLESMRAAYPIGYSRPGDGSLSPQLVIETVGRTAGPNAIFTSGVGQHQMWAAHYINFTEPRRWLNSGGMGTMGYAIPAALGAKARHPDSEVWAIDGDGCFQMTCRELATAATENLPIKVALINNGNLGMVKQLQAVHYDGRYSQVDLATHSRRIPDFVALAEGLGCVALRCDREADVAQTIAEAQRVTDRPVVIDFIVNDDTLVWPMVAAGISNDHVMAAWGVRPLFTDAD from the coding sequence ATGAGCACCTCTACGTCATCGCATCGGGACGTCGCCACCAGGCCGTACAGCGGTTTCCCTGCAGCTCATCCGGTGTCGGCCACCGGCGCTCGTGTCGTGGTCGAGACGATGGAGCGACTTGGCGTCCGGATAGTTTTCGGACGGGGCGGCTCGCATACCAGGACGATCTGCGAACAGCTCGAGTCCTCAGGGTCTCTCCGACGCGTCGTTACCTGCCACGAACAAGGCGCCGGGCATGCCGCCGCCGGCTACGCGCTCGCAAGCGGTGACGTCGGCGTGTGCATAGCCGATGCCGGTCACGGTGTGCTCAACCTCGTGACTGCTCTGGCTGACGCCCACCTGGATTCTGTGCCGGTGGTTGCCGTGATCGGACACGCCTCCAGGAGGTCCTCGGGTTGCGGCGTCTCAGAGGAGATCGACGTCGTCAGCCTCACTATGCCGTTCACCAAGCACCACATCCTGGTGACTGATCCCGCTGAAATTGGTACCGCACTCGCCGATGCCTTTCACCTCGCGGGCTCGGGCCGTCCCGGGGCGGTCGTGGTGAGCATTCCCGAGGACATCCTGCGCGCCCCGGCGCCCGGAAACCAGGCCCGCAGACGCGCCCTCAAGGGTTATCGGATCAACACCCGCCCGAGCCTGCCGGCTATCCGCGCCGCAGTGGAACTCATCCAGCACTCCAGTGCCCCAGTGCTGTACGTAGGCGGGGGGGTGGTGAAAGCCAATGCCTCCGAGGAACTGACGCAGTTGGCCGAGCTGACAGGCATTCCGGTGGTCACGACCTTGATGGCTCGGGGAGCCTTCCCTGATGGTCATCGACTGCACTACGGGATGCCCGGGATGCACGGCACCGTTGCCGCAGTCGCTGCCTTGCAGCGCAGCGACCTGCTGATCGCGCTCGGCGCTCGGTTCGACGATCGGGTTACCGGGCAACTGTCGACCTTCGCTCCACGTGCACGCGTCATCCACGTCGACATCGACCCCGCCGAGATTGGTAAGAACAGAGCAGTTGACGTCGCGGTGACGGCTGACTGCAAACCGGCCATTCGAGCTCTCACCGAGACACTCACGTTGGCGGAGTCTCTCGACTTCACCAGCTGGCGAGGTTATCTCGAGTCGATGCGCGCCGCGTACCCCATCGGCTACAGCCGGCCCGGCGACGGATCGCTGTCGCCGCAGCTGGTCATTGAAACCGTAGGACGAACTGCGGGACCAAACGCCATCTTCACCTCCGGCGTCGGACAGCACCAGATGTGGGCCGCTCACTACATCAACTTCACAGAACCTCGGAGGTGGCTGAACTCCGGTGGGATGGGAACCATGGGGTATGCCATCCCGGCGGCACTGGGGGCGAAGGCCCGGCACCCCGACAGTGAGGTGTGGGCTATCGACGGCGACGGGTGTTTCCAAATGACGTGCCGTGAACTTGCCACGGCCGCCACCGAAAACCTCCCCATCAAAGTTGCGCTCATCAACAACGGCAATCTCGGGATGGTCAAACAACTGCAGGCAGTCCATTACGACGGCCGCTACTCCCAAGTCGACCTAGCCACGCATTCCCGCCGGATCCCCGATTTCGTTGCGCTGGCAGAAGGCCTGGGCTGCGTGGCCCTGCGTTGCGATCGCGAGGCCGACGTCGCACAGACCATCGCTGAAGCGCAGCGAGTGACCGACCGACCCGTGGTCATCGACTTCATCGTCAACGATGACACGCTGGTATGGCCGATGGTAGCCGCAGGAATCAGCAACGATCACGTCATGGCCGCATGGGGTGTCCGGCCGCTGTTCACCGACGCGGACTAA
- a CDS encoding LysR family transcriptional regulator, with protein sequence MYPADLTLRQLRCFRAVARTGKFTAAAAELHVSQSALSRTILTMERTLHVELLDRSTHRVALTAAGAELLRVIEPVVDQLRDGMERFATYAAGQSGTVAVATLPSVAAMLLPNMIAAFLADHPGVSFFIIDGAADATQTELTRGSAELAVTTRHGLGDDIVFTPLFKEAMFGVARRDHPLAQRKSMTWADFTDTNFIAARRGTSIGRITDACFDRHHVTVKQQFNPSTVATIGGLIRAGIGVSALPSLEIAGFNLTDLACVPIEASDATRILGVAHSTTRSLSPAAASFLTHLKRCSPQHSGVTKLDPPPVKT encoded by the coding sequence ATGTATCCGGCCGACTTGACGCTCCGGCAGCTGCGGTGCTTTCGCGCCGTCGCGCGGACAGGGAAATTCACCGCGGCAGCTGCAGAGTTGCATGTGTCGCAGTCCGCATTGTCCCGCACGATTCTCACTATGGAGCGGACACTGCACGTGGAACTACTTGACCGCTCCACCCACCGCGTAGCGCTGACAGCTGCTGGTGCTGAGCTGCTGCGGGTGATCGAACCCGTGGTCGATCAGCTCCGTGACGGCATGGAGCGCTTTGCGACCTACGCGGCCGGGCAGTCCGGGACCGTTGCCGTGGCCACACTGCCTTCTGTCGCAGCGATGTTGCTTCCCAACATGATTGCTGCGTTCCTCGCCGACCACCCGGGGGTGAGTTTCTTCATCATCGACGGAGCCGCCGACGCAACCCAGACAGAGTTGACGCGGGGATCCGCCGAGCTTGCTGTCACGACCCGCCATGGTTTGGGCGACGACATCGTCTTTACGCCCCTGTTCAAGGAGGCGATGTTCGGGGTAGCCAGACGCGATCACCCTTTGGCGCAACGTAAATCCATGACATGGGCCGATTTCACCGACACCAACTTCATCGCAGCCCGCCGCGGCACGAGTATCGGTCGCATCACCGACGCCTGCTTCGACCGCCATCACGTGACGGTGAAGCAGCAATTCAACCCTTCGACCGTCGCAACAATCGGCGGCCTCATTCGCGCGGGCATCGGCGTGAGCGCATTGCCATCGTTGGAAATCGCCGGCTTCAATTTGACGGACCTCGCATGCGTGCCAATCGAAGCCAGTGACGCGACCAGGATTCTCGGTGTTGCGCATTCGACAACACGGAGCCTATCTCCTGCCGCTGCCAGCTTTCTGACCCACCTGAAACGGTGCAGTCCGCAGCATTCAGGTGTCACCAAACTCGATCCGCCGCCCGTGAAAACATGA